The sequence below is a genomic window from bacterium.
TATAGATTTCAAGAGAAACATTTGAATCCTTTGCTAGCTTGAATGGGATATAGCAGGGATTATTGGCTGGATTGGGATAGGATTGAAGGAGCTCTGATTGGGATGGGATTAAAGGCTTAATGGTTATCTCTTTATCTTTTATTTCTAAGGGAATCCTCTCAGCCAAAAGGTCAAAGAGAAGGCAGGAGGTTATGCTTATCCTCTCTT
It includes:
- a CDS encoding T9SS type A sorting domain-containing protein, producing ERISITSCLLFDLLAERIPLEIKDKEITIKPLIPSQSELLQSYPNPANNPCYIPFKLAKDSNVSLEIYNILGQRVRTIELGQKPKGSYTQKDRAIFFDLKNNAGQNLSKGLYFYKLKADDFSAIKSMVVR